In the genome of Ktedonobacteraceae bacterium, the window CGGTAGCGCACAGTCTTGGTAAGACTGGGGTCATGGGTTCGATTCCCATCACGGGCTCCTATGTTGGTTGCAACAGGGTTATACTTTCTCGAGCTGTCCTACATGATAGTCCCACAAATATGAAGCTTCTGTAAGCAGCAACAGGATGTGTGCCTGGATGGCCGACTTCCCTCCCGGTTGGGGGATTGAAAAGAAGGAGTCATTTGAGTTATGGCAAAGAAGAAATTTGAGCGAACGAAACCGCATGTGAACGTGGGCACCATCGGCCATATCGACCATGGCAAGACGACCTTGACGGCGGCGATCACCAAAGTGCTGGCCAAAGCCAACGCCGCCAACAAGTATATCGCTTTCGACCAGATCGACAAAGCGCCCGAGGAGCGCGAGCGCGGCATCACGATTGCCATTGCCCACGTCGAATATGAGACCGAGAAACGCCACTACGCGCACGTGGACTGCCCAGGACATGCCGACTACATCAAGAAC includes:
- a CDS encoding GTP-binding protein, with translation MAKKKFERTKPHVNVGTIGHIDHGKTTLTAAITKVLAKANAANKYIAFDQIDKAPEERERGITIAIAHVEYETEKRHYAHVDCPGHADYIKN